The following proteins come from a genomic window of Noviherbaspirillum sp. L7-7A:
- a CDS encoding MFS transporter → MSAPSRPVFLLLNLGHALDHLFMLIFATAVTSIAADFGFARWEDLMPYGVGAFFLFGLGSLPSGRLGDIWGRRQMMTVFFLGLGASALLVACTRNAWQLAGALALLGAFASIYHPVGIPMVVQGSRRPGAVIGINGLAGNLGVALAAVLTGLLIQAHGWRAAFVAPGLLSIACGLLFWRVAPAEMAPHARRAASAAAALPPELVARAFVVMTAAAVSSSLLFNFSTNGNARLLAERLQGTIDDPARLGMLLATVYAVASLAQLVVGQLIDRMRIKRLYLCIACAQAPLLLLAAFSSGWALYALLLATMICIFGAIPFTDALIVRYVDDRMRSRATGMRLAVSFGISSIAVWLLGPVVKAGGFTTLLMIMAGISVCTAAIVAWLPEEQRATATAPDLAQAGKSGRC, encoded by the coding sequence ATGTCCGCTCCCTCCCGTCCGGTTTTCCTGCTGCTGAACCTGGGTCATGCGCTCGACCACCTCTTCATGCTGATCTTCGCCACTGCGGTCACCTCGATCGCGGCCGACTTTGGCTTCGCCCGCTGGGAAGACCTGATGCCCTATGGCGTCGGCGCCTTCTTCCTCTTCGGCCTCGGCTCGTTGCCCTCGGGCCGGCTCGGCGACATCTGGGGAAGGCGACAGATGATGACGGTATTCTTCCTCGGCCTGGGCGCGTCGGCCCTGCTGGTGGCCTGCACCCGGAATGCCTGGCAGCTCGCAGGCGCACTGGCACTGCTCGGCGCCTTCGCCTCGATCTACCATCCGGTCGGCATACCGATGGTGGTGCAGGGCAGCCGCCGTCCGGGCGCCGTGATCGGTATCAACGGCCTGGCCGGGAACCTCGGCGTGGCGCTGGCAGCAGTGCTGACGGGCTTGCTGATCCAGGCGCACGGCTGGCGCGCGGCCTTCGTCGCACCCGGCCTGCTGTCAATTGCCTGCGGCCTGCTGTTCTGGCGTGTGGCGCCAGCCGAGATGGCGCCACACGCCAGACGCGCCGCCAGCGCCGCCGCAGCGCTGCCGCCGGAGCTGGTAGCGCGGGCCTTCGTGGTGATGACCGCGGCCGCCGTTTCCAGCAGCCTGCTGTTCAATTTCTCGACCAATGGCAATGCCCGCCTGCTGGCCGAGCGGCTGCAGGGCACGATCGATGATCCGGCGCGGCTGGGCATGCTGCTGGCCACGGTGTACGCGGTGGCGTCACTGGCCCAGCTGGTGGTGGGCCAGCTGATCGATCGCATGCGCATCAAGCGGCTTTACCTCTGCATCGCCTGCGCCCAGGCGCCCTTGCTGCTGCTGGCCGCGTTTTCCAGCGGCTGGGCGCTGTATGCGCTGCTGCTGGCCACCATGATCTGCATCTTCGGCGCGATTCCCTTTACCGATGCCCTGATCGTGCGCTATGTCGATGACCGCATGCGCTCGCGCGCCACCGGCATGCGGCTGGCGGTGTCGTTCGGCATCAGTTCAATCGCGGTCTGGCTGCTGGGCCCGGTGGTCAAGGCTGGCGGCTTCACCACACTGCTCATGATCATGGCCGGCATCTCGGTCTGCACCGCTGCCATCGTGGCCTGGTTGCCGGAAGAGCAGCGCGCCACGGCGACGGCGCCGGACCTGGCACAAGCCGGCAAGTCGGGCCGGTGTTAA
- a CDS encoding 6,7-dimethyl-8-ribityllumazine synthase translates to MQSIQTIQSIHSGDTAAALPGSRIAFIQAGWHSEIVNQCRLSFLTEIGRLGHAGSDVDFFEVAGAFEIPLHAKLLAQSGRYGAIVGAGLVVDGGIYRHEFVAQAVISGLMDVQLSTGTPVISAVLTPHHFHAGAEHRDFFAAHFVVKGEEAAKACHATMQAVRRLRGLPDAGT, encoded by the coding sequence ATGCAGTCCATTCAAACCATCCAATCCATCCACTCCGGCGACACCGCTGCCGCCCTGCCGGGTAGCCGCATTGCCTTCATCCAGGCCGGCTGGCACAGCGAGATCGTGAACCAGTGCCGGCTGTCCTTCCTGACCGAAATCGGCCGCCTCGGCCATGCCGGGAGCGACGTTGATTTCTTCGAGGTCGCCGGCGCTTTTGAAATTCCACTGCATGCCAAGCTGCTGGCGCAGAGCGGCCGCTATGGCGCCATCGTAGGCGCCGGGCTGGTCGTGGACGGCGGCATCTACCGTCATGAGTTCGTTGCCCAGGCGGTAATTTCCGGCCTGATGGACGTGCAGCTCTCCACTGGCACGCCGGTGATTTCCGCCGTGCTGACGCCGCATCATTTCCACGCCGGCGCGGAGCACCGCGACTTCTTCGCCGCGCATTTTGTGGTCAAGGGCGAGGAGGCCGCCAAGGCCTGCCATGCCACCATGCAGGCGGTGCGCCGGCTGCGCGGCCTGCCTGACGCAGGGACGTGA